A genomic stretch from Coffea arabica cultivar ET-39 chromosome 10c, Coffea Arabica ET-39 HiFi, whole genome shotgun sequence includes:
- the LOC113713480 gene encoding small ribosomal subunit protein mS80 (rPPR6), translating into PLPDLALFQWNRFTSSVCVKVPYYPSARFFSSNPYLENEDSQSEKPVIDGFDENPGFSFVESNPRWDLVDNPDEVFPEFVFESEKTGDLADNFVGSSAGNDDDDEGGVLDGGDGNAGKTEKIEDMAQKLEDILSLLQSSGDAKSLESSLEDMGLVLNEELVVKVLETPFVPGENLIGFFKWVLKNGQFSITKGAIDMLVRAISNEVKTRDAYALWDLVKEVGGKDIGVLSTETLNELLSMFSRLGKGKAAFEVFNKFEDFGCVPDADTYYFTIDALCRRRIFDWACSVSEKMLNAGRLPDSEKVGKIVSHLCKGKKLKDAHAVYLWAKEGKVYPRQSSVNSLISSLCENEKQKGVEVERLKGETDSHSQAEEGAAHEEKENVYLALKMLDDISGEGLKHAIKPFSSVTGGLCRIKDFEGAKKLLNRMIEAGPPPGYTIFNTIITGLSRSGEMQEAIDTLKMMEERGLKPDVYTYTVIMSGYVVGGAMEEACKVLDEAKKKHSKLSPATYHTLIRGYCKLEQFDKALDLIGEMKNYGVQPNADEYNKLIRSLCMKALDWRTAEKLLEKMRENGLHLNGKTRSLVRAVKELEEEGLASQDVPTAA; encoded by the coding sequence CCGCTCCCTGATTTAGCTCTGTTTCAATGGAATCGATTTACTTCATCCGTTTGTGTGAAAGTACCGTATTATCCATCAGCAAGGTTTTTTTCTTCGAACCCATATCTTGAAAATGAGGATTCTCAGTCTGAGAAACCGGTCATtgatggttttgatgaaaaCCCTGGATTTAGTTTTGTAGAATCTAACCCAAGATGGGATTTGGTTGATAACCCAGATGAGGTTTTTCCTGAATTTGTTTTTGAGAGTGAAAAAACTGGTGATTTAGCTGATAATTTCGTTGGGTCTTCGGCTggaaatgatgatgatgatgaaggtgGCGTTTTGGATGGTGGAGATGGTAACGCtggaaaaactgaaaaaataGAGGATATGGCGCAGAAATTGGAGGATATATTGTCTTTGCTTCAGAGTAGTGGCGATGCGAAGTCTTTAGAATCTAGTCTTGAGGATATGGGGTTGGTTTTGAACGAAGAATTGGTGGTGAAAGTGCTTGAAACTCCGTTTGTTCCGGGAGAAAATTTGATTGGTTTTTTCAAGTGGGTTCTAAAGAATGGTCAGTTTTCAATTACGAAAGGAGCTATAGATATGCTTGTTAGAGCAATCAGCAATGAAGTTAAGACTAGGGATGCTTATGCTTTGTGGGATCTGGTAAAGGAGGTAGGAGGAAAGGATATTGGAGTATTAAGTACAGAAACTCTGAATGAGTTGTTATCCATGTTTTCAAGGTTAGGTAAGGGGAAAGCTGCCTTTGAGGTTTTTAACAAGTTTGAGGATTTTGGTTGTGTACCAGATGCAGACACATATTATTTTACTATTGATGCTCTTTGTAGGAGGAGGATCTTTGATTGGGCATGCTCTGTTAGTGAGAAGATGCTAAATGCAGGTAGATTGCCAGATAGTGAGAAAGTTGGGAAGATTGTGTCTCATTTGTGCAAAGGTAAGAAGCTCAAGGATGCCCATGCTGTTTACTTGTGGGCAAAGGAGGGGAAAGTATATCCCCGACAGTCTTCTGTAAATTCTTTGATAAGCTCACTTTgtgaaaatgagaaacaaaagggagtgGAAGTGGAAAGACTGAAGGGTGAAACTGATTCACATTCTCAAGCAGAAGAAGGTGCAGCAcatgaagagaaagaaaatgttTATCTGGCTTTAAAGATGTTAGATGATATCTCTGGAGAAGGACTCAAGCATGCTATTAAACCATTTTCATCTGTCACTGGGGGTTTATGTAGGATTAAAGATTTTGAAGGTGCAAAGAAGTTACTCAATAGGATGATCGAAGCAGGTCCACCTCCTGGGTATACGATCTTCAATACAATCATCACTGGCCTTTCCAGGTCTGGAGAAATGCAAGAGGCTATAGACACGTTGAAAATGATGGAGGAAAGGGGTCTAAAACCTGACGTTTACACGTATACTGTCATTATGAGTGGCTATGTAGTGGGGGGTGCAATGGAGGAGGCTTGCAAAGTCTTGGATGAAGCCAAAAAGAAGCATTCAAAGCTTAGCCCTGCTACTTATCATACTCTCATCCGGGGGTACTGCAAGCTTGAACAATTTGACAAGGCTTTAGACTTGATTGGAGAAATGAAGAACTACGGCGTTCAGCCGAATGCTGATGAGTATAataaactaattagatctcttTGCATGAAAGCTTTAGATTGGAGAACAGCAGAGAAGCTACTGGAAAAGATGCGGGAGAATGGATTACATCTAAATGGGAAAACAAGAAGTCTTGTTAGGGCGGTTAAGGAGTTGGAAGAGGAAGGACTAGCAAGCCAAGATGTACCTACTGCTGCCTAA